tggaaggTGGTCCTGGTGGTGGGTAGGTGTAGTAAGGACCTtgagtggttgatggtggtggattATAGTAACTGCCACCGCCGCCGCCACTGCCGGAGGTTGGTGGTGATGGCGGTGGTGGATTATAGTAACTGCCACCGCCGCCGCCGCCGCTGCCGGAGGTTGGTGGTGATGGCGGTGGTGGGCAGATGGGTGATGAGGgtttgggtggtggtggtgatggtgttggtggtggtggtgagtaAGTAGGTTGATTGCATGGGTTATCACAAGCAGCACACATTGTGCATTCAATTTGGTATTTAGAACCAACCCATGAGGTTGATTTAGTTGCAAGTGAGAGATGAGATGCAATGAGAATGAAGATCAAAGTGTTGACTTTTTGGTATTTGATCACCATTTTTATTTGCAAAGAGAGTTTGGGAGAAATTTTATGGGGAGTGTATGTGCAGTGGGTTATGGAAATTGTTATTGTTGAGGGTAGTAAGCAACACCCACTGAGGTAGTGAGTGTCATAAATACTTTAAATGTGATATGCCTAAAACAAAATAATGTTACAGAAAGCATGTTCATACTACTTTAAATGTGAAATGTGATATGCCTAAAACAAAATAATGTTACTCCGTAGTATTAGTTTACtagtattaatttatatttatattt
The window above is part of the Rutidosis leptorrhynchoides isolate AG116_Rl617_1_P2 chromosome 1, CSIRO_AGI_Rlap_v1, whole genome shotgun sequence genome. Proteins encoded here:
- the LOC139863917 gene encoding uncharacterized protein, translated to MVIKYQKVNTLIFILIASHLSLATKSTSWVGSKYQIECTMCAACDNPCNQPTYSPPPPTPSPPPPKPSSPICPPPPSPPTSGSGGGGGGSYYNPPPPSPPTSGSGGGGGSYYNPPPSTTQGPYYTYPPPGPPSNNNNNYPTPQPPNPIMPYFPYY